The proteins below are encoded in one region of Balaenoptera ricei isolate mBalRic1 chromosome 6, mBalRic1.hap2, whole genome shotgun sequence:
- the KCNT1 gene encoding potassium channel subfamily T member 1 isoform X1, with protein MVQVEFYVNENTFKERLKLFFIKNQRSSLRIRLFNFSLKLLTCLLYIVRVLLDDPALGIGCWGCPKQNYTFNESSSEINWAPILWVERKTALWAIQVIVAIISFLETMLLIYLSYKGNIWEQIFRVAFILEMINTLPFIITIFWPPLRNLFIPVFLNCWLAKHALENMINDFHRAILRTQSAMFNQVLILFCTLLCLVFTGTCGIQHLERAGDNLSLLTSFYFCIVTFSTVGYGDVTPKIWPSQLLVVIMICVALVVLPLQFEELVYLWMERQKSGGNYSRHRAQTEKHVILCVSSLKIDLLMDFLNEFYAHPRLQDYYVVILCPTEMDIQVRRVLQIPLWSQRVIYLQGSALKDQDLMRAKMDNGEACFILSSRNEVDRTAADHQTILRAWAVKDFAPNCPLYVQILKPENKFHVKFAEHVVCEEECKYAMLALSCICPATPTLITLLVHTSRGQEGQDSPEQWQRMYGRCSGNEVYHIRMGDSKFFREYEGKSFTYAAFHAHKKYGVCLIGLKREENKSILLNPGPRHILAASDTCFYINITKEENSAFIFKQEEKQKKKGSAGQGLYEGSSRLPVHSIIASMGTVAMDLQNTECRPAQSGGGSGGSKLALPTENGSGSRRPSIAPVLEVADSSTLLPCDLLSDQSEDEMTPSDEEGLSVAEYVKGYPPNSPYIGSSPTLCHLLPVRAPFCCLRLDKGCKHNSYEDAKAYGFKNKLIIVSAETAGNGLYNFIVPLRAYYRPRRELNPIVLLLDNKPDHHFLEAICCFPMVYYMEGSVDNLDSLLQCGIIYADNLVVVDKESTMSAEEDYMADAKTIVSVQTMFRLFPSLSITTELTHPSNMRFMQFRAKDSYSLALSRLEKRERENGSNLAFMFRLPFAAGRVFSISMLDTLLYQSFVKDYMIPITRLLLGLDTTPGSGYLCAMKVTEDDLWIRTYGRLFQKLCSSSAEIPIGIYRTECHVFSSEPHNLRAQSQVSVSMGDREDAREAKGPWGSRAGPGSGGGTHGRHAVGGDSAEPPLLRRKSLPWARRLSRKGAGHTGKAAAEWISQQRLSLYQRSERQELSELVKNRMKHLGLPTTGYEDVANLTASDVMNRVNLGYLQDEMNDHQNTLSYVLINPPPDTRLEPNDIVYLIRSDPLAHVASSSQSRKSSCGNKLASCSPETRDETQF; from the exons GGTCCAGGTGGAGTTCTACGTCAACGAGAACACCTTCAAGGAGAGGCTTAAGCTGTTCTTCATCAAAAACCAAAGATCCA GCTTGAGGATCCGGCTGTTCAACTTCTCCCTGAAGCTGCTGACCTGCCTGCTCTACATCGTCCGCGTCCTGCTGGACGACCCGGCCCTGGGGATCGGATG ctggGGCTGCCCGAAGCAGAATTACACCTTCAATGAGTCGTCTTCCGAGATCAATTG ggcCCCCATCCTGTGGGTGGAGAGGAAGACGGCTCTGTGGGCCATTCAG gtCATCGTGGCCATTATCAGCTTCCTGGAGACCATGCTCCTCATTTACCTCAGCTACAAA GGCAACATCTGGGAGCAGATCTTCCGCGTGGCCTTCATCCTGGAGATGATCAACACGCTGCCCTTCATCATCACG ATATTCTGGCCGCCGCTGCGGAACCTGTTCATCCCGGTGTTTCTGAACTGCTGGCTGGCGAAGCACGCCCTGGAGAACATGATC AACGACTTCCACCGCGCCATCCTGCGCACCCAGTCGGCCATGTTCAACCAGGTCCTCATCCTCTTCTGCACCCTGCTCTGCCTGGTCTTCACGGG GACCTGCGGCATCCAGCACCTGGAGCGCGCGGGCGACAACCTGTCCCTCCTGACGTCCTTCTACTTCTGCATCGTCACCTTCTCCACCGTGGGCTACGGAGACGTGACGCCCAAGATCTGGCCGTCCCAGCTGCTGGTGGTCATCATGATCTGCGTGGCCCTCGTGGTGCTCCCGCTGCAG TTTGAGGAGCTCGTCTACCTGTGGATGGAGCGGCAGAAGTCGGGGGGCAACTACAGCCGCCACCGGGCCCAGACGGAGAAGCACGTGATCCTGTGCGTCAGTTCCCTCAAGATCGACCTGCTCATGGACTTTCTGAACGAGTTCTACGCCCACCCCCGG CTGCAGGACTACTACGTCGTCATCCTGTGCCCCACCGAGATGGACATCCAGGTTCGCAGGGTCCTGCAGATCCCCCTGTGGTCCCAGCGGGTCATCTACCTCCAGGGCTCCGCGCTCAAGGACCAGGACCTCATGCGGGCCAA GATGGACAACGGGGAGGCCTGCTTTATCCTCAGCAGCCGGAACGAGGTGGACCGCACCGCAGCG GACCACCAGACCATTCTGCGCGCCTGGGCTGTGAAGGACTTCGCCCCCAACTGCCCTCTCTACGTCCAGATCCTCAAGCCTGAGAACAAGTTCCACGTCAAGTTTGCAG AGCACGTGGTGTGTGAGGAGGAGTGCAAGTACGCCATGCTGGCCCTGAGCTGCATCTGCCCGGCCACGCCCACCCTCATCACCCTGCTGGTGCACACGTCCCGCGGCCA GGAAGGCCAGGACTCACCAGAGCAGTGGCAGCGCATGTACGGACGCTGCTCGGGCAACGAGGTCTACCACATCCGCATGGGCGACAGCAAGTTCTTCCGCGAGTACGAGGGCAAGAGCTTCACCTACGCTGCCTTCCACGCGCACAAGAA GTACGGCGTGTGTCTCATTGGCCTGAAGCGGGAGGAGAACAAGAGCATCCTGCTGAACCCGGGGCCCCGGCACATCCTGGCCGCCTCCGACACCTGCTTCTACATCAACATCACCAAGGAGGAGAACTCGGCCTTCATCTTCAAGCAGGAGGAGAAGCAGAAGAAGAAGGGCTCCGCGGGGCAGGGGCTGTACGAGGGCTCGTCCCGCCTGCCCGTGCACAGTATCATCGCCTCCATGG GGACAGTGGCCATGGACCTCCAGAACACGGAGTGCCGGCCAGCACAGAGCGGCGGAGGCAGCGGGGGCAGTAAGCTGGCGCTCCCCACGGAGAACGGCTCGGGCAGCCGGCGGCCCAGCATCGCGCCCGTGCTGGAGGTGGCCGACAGCTCGACCCTGCTGCCCTGCGACCTGCTGAGTGACCAGTCGGAGGACGAGATGACGCCGTCGGATGAGGAGGGGCTGTCTGTGGCGGA GTACGTGAAGGGCTACCCCCCCAACTCGCCCTACATTGGCAGCTCCCCTACCCTGTGCCACCTCCTGCCCGTGAGAGCCCCCTTCTGCTGCCTGCGGCTGGACAAG GGCTGCAAGCACAACAGCTATGAAGACGCCAAGGCCTACGGCTTCAAGAATAAGCTGATCATCGTGTCGGCGGAGACGGCGGGCAATGGGCTGTACAACTTCATCGTGCCGCTCCGGGCCTACTACCGGCCCCGCAGAGAGCTCAACCCCATCGTGCTGCTGCTGGACAACAA GCCTGACCACCACTTCCTGGAGGCCATCTGCTGCTTCCCCATGGTCTACTACATGGAGGGCTCCGTGGACAA CCTGGACAGCCTGCTGCAGTGCGGCATCATCTACGCCGACAACCTGGTGGTGGTGGACAAGGAGAGCACCATGAGCGCCGAGGAGGACTACATGGCCGACGCGAAGACCATCGTCAGCGTGCAGACCATGTTCCG gCTCTTCCCCAGCCTCAGCATCACCACGGAGCTCACCCACCCGTCCAACATGCGGTTCATGCAGTTCCGTGCCAAGGACAGCTATTCGCTGGCTCTCTCCAGGCTGGAGAAG AGGGAGCGGGAGAACGGCTCCAACCTGGCCTTCATGTTCCGCCTGCCCTTCGCCGCCGGCCGCGTCTTCAGCATCAGCATGTTGGACACACTGCTGTATCAG TCCTTCGTGAAGGACTACATGATCCCCATCACCAGGCTGCTCCTGGGGCTGGACACCACGCCGGGCTCGGGCTACCTCTGTGCC ATGAAGGTCACAGAGGACGACCTGTGGATCCGCACCTACGGCCGCCTCTTCCAGAAGCTGTGCTCCTCCAGCGCCGAGATCCCCATCGGCATCTACAGGACCGAGTGCCACGTCTTCTCCTCGGAG CCTCACAACCTCAGGGCCCAG TCCCAGGTCTCGGTGAGCATGGGGGACCGCGAGGACGCCCGGGAGGCGAAGGGGCCCTGGGGCTCACGGGCAGGCCCGGGCAGCGGCGGCGGCACCCACGGCCGGCACGCGGTGGGCGGCGACTCGGCGGAGCCCCCGCTCCTGCGGCGCAAGAGCCTGCCGTGGGCACGGAGGCTGAGCCGCAAGGGCGCCGGGCACACGGGGAAGGCGGCGGCCGAGTGGATCAGCCAGCAGCGGCTCAGCCTGTACCAGCGATCCGAGCGGCAGGAGCTCTCCGAGCTGGTCAAGAACCGCATGAAGCACCTGGGGCTGCCCACCACCGGCTACG AGGATGTAGCAAATTTAACAGCCAGTGATGTCATGAATCGGGTAAACCTGGGATATTTGCAAG ACGAGATGAACGACCACCAGAACACCCTGTCCTATGTGCTCATCAACCCCCCACCGGACACGCGGCTGGAGCCCAACGACATCGT GTATCTCATCCGCTCCGACCCTCTGGCCCACGTGGCCAGCAGCTCCCAGAGCCGGAAGAGCAGCTGCGGCAACAAGCTGGCTTCCTGCAGCCCCGAGACGCGGGACGAGACGCAGTTCTGA
- the KCNT1 gene encoding potassium channel subfamily T member 1 isoform X3, with protein MVQVEFYVNENTFKERLKLFFIKNQRSSLRIRLFNFSLKLLTCLLYIVRVLLDDPALGIGCWGCPKQNYTFNESSSEINWAPILWVERKTALWAIQVIVAIISFLETMLLIYLSYKGNIWEQIFRVAFILEMINTLPFIITIFWPPLRNLFIPVFLNCWLAKHALENMINDFHRAILRTQSAMFNQVLILFCTLLCLVFTGTCGIQHLERAGDNLSLLTSFYFCIVTFSTVGYGDVTPKIWPSQLLVVIMICVALVVLPLQFEELVYLWMERQKSGGNYSRHRAQTEKHVILCVSSLKIDLLMDFLNEFYAHPRLQDYYVVILCPTEMDIQVRRVLQIPLWSQRVIYLQGSALKDQDLMRAKMDNGEACFILSSRNEVDRTAADHQTILRAWAVKDFAPNCPLYVQILKPENKFHVKFAEHVVCEEECKYAMLALSCICPATPTLITLLVHTSRGQEGQDSPEQWQRMYGRCSGNEVYHIRMGDSKFFREYEGKSFTYAAFHAHKKYGVCLIGLKREENKSILLNPGPRHILAASDTCFYINITKEENSAFIFKQEEKQKKKGSAGQGLYEGSSRLPVHSIIASMGTVAMDLQNTECRPAQSGGGSGGSKLALPTENGSGSRRPSIAPVLEVADSSTLLPCDLLSDQSEDEMTPSDEEGLSVAEYVKGYPPNSPYIGSSPTLCHLLPVRAPFCCLRLDKGCKHNSYEDAKAYGFKNKLIIVSAETAGNGLYNFIVPLRAYYRPRRELNPIVLLLDNKPDHHFLEAICCFPMVYYMEGSVDNLDSLLQCGIIYADNLVVVDKESTMSAEEDYMADAKTIVSVQTMFRLFPSLSITTELTHPSNMRFMQFRAKDSYSLALSRLEKRERENGSNLAFMFRLPFAAGRVFSISMLDTLLYQSFVKDYMIPITRLLLGLDTTPGSGYLCAMKVTEDDLWIRTYGRLFQKLCSSSAEIPIGIYRTECHVFSSESQVSVSMGDREDAREAKGPWGSRAGPGSGGGTHGRHAVGGDSAEPPLLRRKSLPWARRLSRKGAGHTGKAAAEWISQQRLSLYQRSERQELSELVKNRMKHLGLPTTGYEDVANLTASDVMNRVNLGYLQDEMNDHQNTLSYVLINPPPDTRLEPNDIVYLIRSDPLAHVASSSQSRKSSCGNKLASCSPETRDETQF; from the exons GGTCCAGGTGGAGTTCTACGTCAACGAGAACACCTTCAAGGAGAGGCTTAAGCTGTTCTTCATCAAAAACCAAAGATCCA GCTTGAGGATCCGGCTGTTCAACTTCTCCCTGAAGCTGCTGACCTGCCTGCTCTACATCGTCCGCGTCCTGCTGGACGACCCGGCCCTGGGGATCGGATG ctggGGCTGCCCGAAGCAGAATTACACCTTCAATGAGTCGTCTTCCGAGATCAATTG ggcCCCCATCCTGTGGGTGGAGAGGAAGACGGCTCTGTGGGCCATTCAG gtCATCGTGGCCATTATCAGCTTCCTGGAGACCATGCTCCTCATTTACCTCAGCTACAAA GGCAACATCTGGGAGCAGATCTTCCGCGTGGCCTTCATCCTGGAGATGATCAACACGCTGCCCTTCATCATCACG ATATTCTGGCCGCCGCTGCGGAACCTGTTCATCCCGGTGTTTCTGAACTGCTGGCTGGCGAAGCACGCCCTGGAGAACATGATC AACGACTTCCACCGCGCCATCCTGCGCACCCAGTCGGCCATGTTCAACCAGGTCCTCATCCTCTTCTGCACCCTGCTCTGCCTGGTCTTCACGGG GACCTGCGGCATCCAGCACCTGGAGCGCGCGGGCGACAACCTGTCCCTCCTGACGTCCTTCTACTTCTGCATCGTCACCTTCTCCACCGTGGGCTACGGAGACGTGACGCCCAAGATCTGGCCGTCCCAGCTGCTGGTGGTCATCATGATCTGCGTGGCCCTCGTGGTGCTCCCGCTGCAG TTTGAGGAGCTCGTCTACCTGTGGATGGAGCGGCAGAAGTCGGGGGGCAACTACAGCCGCCACCGGGCCCAGACGGAGAAGCACGTGATCCTGTGCGTCAGTTCCCTCAAGATCGACCTGCTCATGGACTTTCTGAACGAGTTCTACGCCCACCCCCGG CTGCAGGACTACTACGTCGTCATCCTGTGCCCCACCGAGATGGACATCCAGGTTCGCAGGGTCCTGCAGATCCCCCTGTGGTCCCAGCGGGTCATCTACCTCCAGGGCTCCGCGCTCAAGGACCAGGACCTCATGCGGGCCAA GATGGACAACGGGGAGGCCTGCTTTATCCTCAGCAGCCGGAACGAGGTGGACCGCACCGCAGCG GACCACCAGACCATTCTGCGCGCCTGGGCTGTGAAGGACTTCGCCCCCAACTGCCCTCTCTACGTCCAGATCCTCAAGCCTGAGAACAAGTTCCACGTCAAGTTTGCAG AGCACGTGGTGTGTGAGGAGGAGTGCAAGTACGCCATGCTGGCCCTGAGCTGCATCTGCCCGGCCACGCCCACCCTCATCACCCTGCTGGTGCACACGTCCCGCGGCCA GGAAGGCCAGGACTCACCAGAGCAGTGGCAGCGCATGTACGGACGCTGCTCGGGCAACGAGGTCTACCACATCCGCATGGGCGACAGCAAGTTCTTCCGCGAGTACGAGGGCAAGAGCTTCACCTACGCTGCCTTCCACGCGCACAAGAA GTACGGCGTGTGTCTCATTGGCCTGAAGCGGGAGGAGAACAAGAGCATCCTGCTGAACCCGGGGCCCCGGCACATCCTGGCCGCCTCCGACACCTGCTTCTACATCAACATCACCAAGGAGGAGAACTCGGCCTTCATCTTCAAGCAGGAGGAGAAGCAGAAGAAGAAGGGCTCCGCGGGGCAGGGGCTGTACGAGGGCTCGTCCCGCCTGCCCGTGCACAGTATCATCGCCTCCATGG GGACAGTGGCCATGGACCTCCAGAACACGGAGTGCCGGCCAGCACAGAGCGGCGGAGGCAGCGGGGGCAGTAAGCTGGCGCTCCCCACGGAGAACGGCTCGGGCAGCCGGCGGCCCAGCATCGCGCCCGTGCTGGAGGTGGCCGACAGCTCGACCCTGCTGCCCTGCGACCTGCTGAGTGACCAGTCGGAGGACGAGATGACGCCGTCGGATGAGGAGGGGCTGTCTGTGGCGGA GTACGTGAAGGGCTACCCCCCCAACTCGCCCTACATTGGCAGCTCCCCTACCCTGTGCCACCTCCTGCCCGTGAGAGCCCCCTTCTGCTGCCTGCGGCTGGACAAG GGCTGCAAGCACAACAGCTATGAAGACGCCAAGGCCTACGGCTTCAAGAATAAGCTGATCATCGTGTCGGCGGAGACGGCGGGCAATGGGCTGTACAACTTCATCGTGCCGCTCCGGGCCTACTACCGGCCCCGCAGAGAGCTCAACCCCATCGTGCTGCTGCTGGACAACAA GCCTGACCACCACTTCCTGGAGGCCATCTGCTGCTTCCCCATGGTCTACTACATGGAGGGCTCCGTGGACAA CCTGGACAGCCTGCTGCAGTGCGGCATCATCTACGCCGACAACCTGGTGGTGGTGGACAAGGAGAGCACCATGAGCGCCGAGGAGGACTACATGGCCGACGCGAAGACCATCGTCAGCGTGCAGACCATGTTCCG gCTCTTCCCCAGCCTCAGCATCACCACGGAGCTCACCCACCCGTCCAACATGCGGTTCATGCAGTTCCGTGCCAAGGACAGCTATTCGCTGGCTCTCTCCAGGCTGGAGAAG AGGGAGCGGGAGAACGGCTCCAACCTGGCCTTCATGTTCCGCCTGCCCTTCGCCGCCGGCCGCGTCTTCAGCATCAGCATGTTGGACACACTGCTGTATCAG TCCTTCGTGAAGGACTACATGATCCCCATCACCAGGCTGCTCCTGGGGCTGGACACCACGCCGGGCTCGGGCTACCTCTGTGCC ATGAAGGTCACAGAGGACGACCTGTGGATCCGCACCTACGGCCGCCTCTTCCAGAAGCTGTGCTCCTCCAGCGCCGAGATCCCCATCGGCATCTACAGGACCGAGTGCCACGTCTTCTCCTCGGAG TCCCAGGTCTCGGTGAGCATGGGGGACCGCGAGGACGCCCGGGAGGCGAAGGGGCCCTGGGGCTCACGGGCAGGCCCGGGCAGCGGCGGCGGCACCCACGGCCGGCACGCGGTGGGCGGCGACTCGGCGGAGCCCCCGCTCCTGCGGCGCAAGAGCCTGCCGTGGGCACGGAGGCTGAGCCGCAAGGGCGCCGGGCACACGGGGAAGGCGGCGGCCGAGTGGATCAGCCAGCAGCGGCTCAGCCTGTACCAGCGATCCGAGCGGCAGGAGCTCTCCGAGCTGGTCAAGAACCGCATGAAGCACCTGGGGCTGCCCACCACCGGCTACG AGGATGTAGCAAATTTAACAGCCAGTGATGTCATGAATCGGGTAAACCTGGGATATTTGCAAG ACGAGATGAACGACCACCAGAACACCCTGTCCTATGTGCTCATCAACCCCCCACCGGACACGCGGCTGGAGCCCAACGACATCGT GTATCTCATCCGCTCCGACCCTCTGGCCCACGTGGCCAGCAGCTCCCAGAGCCGGAAGAGCAGCTGCGGCAACAAGCTGGCTTCCTGCAGCCCCGAGACGCGGGACGAGACGCAGTTCTGA
- the KCNT1 gene encoding potassium channel subfamily T member 1 isoform X4 — protein MVQVEFYVNENTFKERLKLFFIKNQRSSLRIRLFNFSLKLLTCLLYIVRVLLDDPALGIGCWGCPKQNYTFNESSSEINWAPILWVERKTALWAIQVIVAIISFLETMLLIYLSYKGNIWEQIFRVAFILEMINTLPFIITIFWPPLRNLFIPVFLNCWLAKHALENMINDFHRAILRTQSAMFNQVLILFCTLLCLVFTGTCGIQHLERAGDNLSLLTSFYFCIVTFSTVGYGDVTPKIWPSQLLVVIMICVALVVLPLQFEELVYLWMERQKSGGNYSRHRAQTEKHVILCVSSLKIDLLMDFLNEFYAHPRLQDYYVVILCPTEMDIQVRRVLQIPLWSQRVIYLQGSALKDQDLMRAKMDNGEACFILSSRNEVDRTAADHQTILRAWAVKDFAPNCPLYVQILKPENKFHVKFAEHVVCEEECKYAMLALSCICPATPTLITLLVHTSRGQEGQDSPEQWQRMYGRCSGNEVYHIRMGDSKFFREYEGKSFTYAAFHAHKKYGVCLIGLKREENKSILLNPGPRHILAASDTCFYINITKEENSAFIFKQEEKQKKKGSAGQGLYEGSSRLPVHSIIASMGTVAMDLQNTECRPAQSGGGSGGSKLALPTENGSGSRRPSIAPVLEVADSSTLLPCDLLSDQSEDEMTPSDEEGLSVAEYVKGYPPNSPYIGSSPTLCHLLPVRAPFCCLRLDKGCKHNSYEDAKAYGFKNKLIIVSAETAGNGLYNFIVPLRAYYRPRRELNPIVLLLDNKPDHHFLEAICCFPMVYYMEGSVDNLDSLLQCGIIYADNLVVVDKESTMSAEEDYMADAKTIVSVQTMFRLFPSLSITTELTHPSNMRFMQFRAKDSYSLALSRLEKRERENGSNLAFMFRLPFAAGRVFSISMLDTLLYQSFVKDYMIPITRLLLGLDTTPGSGYLCAMKVTEDDLWIRTYGRLFQKLCSSSAEIPIGIYRTECHVFSSEPHNLRAQSQVSVSMGDREDAREAKGPWGSRAGPGSGGGTHGRHAVGGDSAEPPLLRRKSLPWARRLSRKGAGHTGKAAAEWISQQRLSLYQRSERQELSELVKNRMKHLGLPTTGYDEMNDHQNTLSYVLINPPPDTRLEPNDIVYLIRSDPLAHVASSSQSRKSSCGNKLASCSPETRDETQF, from the exons GGTCCAGGTGGAGTTCTACGTCAACGAGAACACCTTCAAGGAGAGGCTTAAGCTGTTCTTCATCAAAAACCAAAGATCCA GCTTGAGGATCCGGCTGTTCAACTTCTCCCTGAAGCTGCTGACCTGCCTGCTCTACATCGTCCGCGTCCTGCTGGACGACCCGGCCCTGGGGATCGGATG ctggGGCTGCCCGAAGCAGAATTACACCTTCAATGAGTCGTCTTCCGAGATCAATTG ggcCCCCATCCTGTGGGTGGAGAGGAAGACGGCTCTGTGGGCCATTCAG gtCATCGTGGCCATTATCAGCTTCCTGGAGACCATGCTCCTCATTTACCTCAGCTACAAA GGCAACATCTGGGAGCAGATCTTCCGCGTGGCCTTCATCCTGGAGATGATCAACACGCTGCCCTTCATCATCACG ATATTCTGGCCGCCGCTGCGGAACCTGTTCATCCCGGTGTTTCTGAACTGCTGGCTGGCGAAGCACGCCCTGGAGAACATGATC AACGACTTCCACCGCGCCATCCTGCGCACCCAGTCGGCCATGTTCAACCAGGTCCTCATCCTCTTCTGCACCCTGCTCTGCCTGGTCTTCACGGG GACCTGCGGCATCCAGCACCTGGAGCGCGCGGGCGACAACCTGTCCCTCCTGACGTCCTTCTACTTCTGCATCGTCACCTTCTCCACCGTGGGCTACGGAGACGTGACGCCCAAGATCTGGCCGTCCCAGCTGCTGGTGGTCATCATGATCTGCGTGGCCCTCGTGGTGCTCCCGCTGCAG TTTGAGGAGCTCGTCTACCTGTGGATGGAGCGGCAGAAGTCGGGGGGCAACTACAGCCGCCACCGGGCCCAGACGGAGAAGCACGTGATCCTGTGCGTCAGTTCCCTCAAGATCGACCTGCTCATGGACTTTCTGAACGAGTTCTACGCCCACCCCCGG CTGCAGGACTACTACGTCGTCATCCTGTGCCCCACCGAGATGGACATCCAGGTTCGCAGGGTCCTGCAGATCCCCCTGTGGTCCCAGCGGGTCATCTACCTCCAGGGCTCCGCGCTCAAGGACCAGGACCTCATGCGGGCCAA GATGGACAACGGGGAGGCCTGCTTTATCCTCAGCAGCCGGAACGAGGTGGACCGCACCGCAGCG GACCACCAGACCATTCTGCGCGCCTGGGCTGTGAAGGACTTCGCCCCCAACTGCCCTCTCTACGTCCAGATCCTCAAGCCTGAGAACAAGTTCCACGTCAAGTTTGCAG AGCACGTGGTGTGTGAGGAGGAGTGCAAGTACGCCATGCTGGCCCTGAGCTGCATCTGCCCGGCCACGCCCACCCTCATCACCCTGCTGGTGCACACGTCCCGCGGCCA GGAAGGCCAGGACTCACCAGAGCAGTGGCAGCGCATGTACGGACGCTGCTCGGGCAACGAGGTCTACCACATCCGCATGGGCGACAGCAAGTTCTTCCGCGAGTACGAGGGCAAGAGCTTCACCTACGCTGCCTTCCACGCGCACAAGAA GTACGGCGTGTGTCTCATTGGCCTGAAGCGGGAGGAGAACAAGAGCATCCTGCTGAACCCGGGGCCCCGGCACATCCTGGCCGCCTCCGACACCTGCTTCTACATCAACATCACCAAGGAGGAGAACTCGGCCTTCATCTTCAAGCAGGAGGAGAAGCAGAAGAAGAAGGGCTCCGCGGGGCAGGGGCTGTACGAGGGCTCGTCCCGCCTGCCCGTGCACAGTATCATCGCCTCCATGG GGACAGTGGCCATGGACCTCCAGAACACGGAGTGCCGGCCAGCACAGAGCGGCGGAGGCAGCGGGGGCAGTAAGCTGGCGCTCCCCACGGAGAACGGCTCGGGCAGCCGGCGGCCCAGCATCGCGCCCGTGCTGGAGGTGGCCGACAGCTCGACCCTGCTGCCCTGCGACCTGCTGAGTGACCAGTCGGAGGACGAGATGACGCCGTCGGATGAGGAGGGGCTGTCTGTGGCGGA GTACGTGAAGGGCTACCCCCCCAACTCGCCCTACATTGGCAGCTCCCCTACCCTGTGCCACCTCCTGCCCGTGAGAGCCCCCTTCTGCTGCCTGCGGCTGGACAAG GGCTGCAAGCACAACAGCTATGAAGACGCCAAGGCCTACGGCTTCAAGAATAAGCTGATCATCGTGTCGGCGGAGACGGCGGGCAATGGGCTGTACAACTTCATCGTGCCGCTCCGGGCCTACTACCGGCCCCGCAGAGAGCTCAACCCCATCGTGCTGCTGCTGGACAACAA GCCTGACCACCACTTCCTGGAGGCCATCTGCTGCTTCCCCATGGTCTACTACATGGAGGGCTCCGTGGACAA CCTGGACAGCCTGCTGCAGTGCGGCATCATCTACGCCGACAACCTGGTGGTGGTGGACAAGGAGAGCACCATGAGCGCCGAGGAGGACTACATGGCCGACGCGAAGACCATCGTCAGCGTGCAGACCATGTTCCG gCTCTTCCCCAGCCTCAGCATCACCACGGAGCTCACCCACCCGTCCAACATGCGGTTCATGCAGTTCCGTGCCAAGGACAGCTATTCGCTGGCTCTCTCCAGGCTGGAGAAG AGGGAGCGGGAGAACGGCTCCAACCTGGCCTTCATGTTCCGCCTGCCCTTCGCCGCCGGCCGCGTCTTCAGCATCAGCATGTTGGACACACTGCTGTATCAG TCCTTCGTGAAGGACTACATGATCCCCATCACCAGGCTGCTCCTGGGGCTGGACACCACGCCGGGCTCGGGCTACCTCTGTGCC ATGAAGGTCACAGAGGACGACCTGTGGATCCGCACCTACGGCCGCCTCTTCCAGAAGCTGTGCTCCTCCAGCGCCGAGATCCCCATCGGCATCTACAGGACCGAGTGCCACGTCTTCTCCTCGGAG CCTCACAACCTCAGGGCCCAG TCCCAGGTCTCGGTGAGCATGGGGGACCGCGAGGACGCCCGGGAGGCGAAGGGGCCCTGGGGCTCACGGGCAGGCCCGGGCAGCGGCGGCGGCACCCACGGCCGGCACGCGGTGGGCGGCGACTCGGCGGAGCCCCCGCTCCTGCGGCGCAAGAGCCTGCCGTGGGCACGGAGGCTGAGCCGCAAGGGCGCCGGGCACACGGGGAAGGCGGCGGCCGAGTGGATCAGCCAGCAGCGGCTCAGCCTGTACCAGCGATCCGAGCGGCAGGAGCTCTCCGAGCTGGTCAAGAACCGCATGAAGCACCTGGGGCTGCCCACCACCGGCTACG ACGAGATGAACGACCACCAGAACACCCTGTCCTATGTGCTCATCAACCCCCCACCGGACACGCGGCTGGAGCCCAACGACATCGT GTATCTCATCCGCTCCGACCCTCTGGCCCACGTGGCCAGCAGCTCCCAGAGCCGGAAGAGCAGCTGCGGCAACAAGCTGGCTTCCTGCAGCCCCGAGACGCGGGACGAGACGCAGTTCTGA